In Methanobacterium paludis, the following proteins share a genomic window:
- a CDS encoding NAD(P)-dependent alcohol dehydrogenase has protein sequence MKKMKGYAMLKIGETGWIEKDRPKCGPRDAIVRPTALAPCTSDVHTVWEGALGDRHNMILGHEAVGIIDEVGSEVQDFKPGDEVLVPAITPDWDTEACQRGFPSQTGGACGGWKYSNFKDGVFGEFFHVNMADNNLAILPEGMSREAGVMIVDMLSTGFMGAENAAIELGATVAVLGIGAVGLSAIAGARLEGAGRIFAVGTRPISVEVAKKYGATDIVSYKNGDTAEQILEATGGAGVDAVIVAGGGPEILLDAFKMAKAGSKIANINYFGKGQGDKDTVPIPRIDWGFGMADKDLITGLCPGGKTRMERLADLVTYGRVDPTLMVTHTFKGFDKIEEALFLMKEKPRDLIKPVVLLE, from the coding sequence GTGAAAAAAATGAAAGGATATGCAATGTTAAAGATTGGTGAAACAGGATGGATAGAAAAAGATAGACCAAAATGCGGCCCAAGGGATGCTATAGTTAGACCAACAGCACTGGCTCCATGTACCTCTGATGTCCACACCGTTTGGGAAGGAGCATTAGGTGACCGACATAACATGATCCTAGGACATGAAGCTGTAGGTATAATAGATGAAGTAGGAAGCGAAGTTCAAGACTTCAAACCTGGTGACGAGGTACTTGTACCTGCTATAACTCCCGACTGGGATACTGAAGCATGTCAACGTGGTTTTCCATCACAAACCGGAGGTGCCTGTGGAGGATGGAAATACTCCAACTTCAAAGATGGTGTATTCGGTGAATTTTTCCATGTCAACATGGCAGATAACAACCTAGCAATTTTACCAGAAGGTATGTCCCGAGAAGCAGGGGTTATGATCGTTGACATGTTGAGTACGGGATTCATGGGTGCTGAAAACGCTGCAATAGAACTCGGAGCCACTGTTGCTGTCCTTGGTATCGGAGCAGTAGGACTCAGTGCTATAGCTGGTGCAAGACTAGAAGGTGCAGGAAGAATATTCGCAGTTGGAACCCGACCAATATCAGTTGAAGTAGCTAAAAAATATGGGGCAACTGATATAGTCAGTTACAAAAATGGAGATACTGCAGAACAGATTCTTGAAGCAACCGGTGGGGCAGGTGTTGATGCTGTAATAGTAGCTGGTGGTGGCCCTGAAATATTGTTAGATGCATTCAAAATGGCCAAAGCAGGATCCAAAATTGCCAACATAAACTACTTCGGGAAAGGACAGGGAGATAAAGACACCGTACCAATACCCCGTATAGATTGGGGATTCGGTATGGCTGACAAAGACCTGATCACTGGACTATGTCCTGGTGGAAAGACCAGAATGGAAAGACTGGCAGACCTTGTGACTTACGGACGTGTGGACCCAACACTTATGGTCACTCACACCTTCAAAGGCTTCGATAAAATAGAAGAGGCACTTTTCCTCATGAAAGAGAAACCAAGGGACTTAATCAAACCAGTTGTCCTTCTAGAGTAA
- the npdG gene encoding NADPH-dependent F420 reductase translates to MKIAIIGGTGGQGLGIAIRFVQAGEDVIIGSRTVEKAQAAVDKVKGLLAKDEIPNLKAAENSDAATEAELLVLTVPLAAQKSTLLSIKEGAAGKTLLDATGPLESAIGGSPITYLALWDGAAAERSARLLKDTNVICAFNNISSSALMNFTEPIDCDCLISGDDADSKVVATEVIEKIPGVKVVDCGPLERAKIIEKITPLLIGLNIRNKTQFGGIRITGLDK, encoded by the coding sequence ATGAAAATAGCAATTATTGGTGGAACAGGTGGCCAGGGTTTAGGAATTGCCATACGTTTTGTACAAGCTGGAGAAGATGTTATAATTGGTTCAAGGACAGTTGAAAAAGCTCAGGCGGCTGTGGATAAAGTTAAAGGACTTTTAGCTAAAGATGAAATTCCAAATCTTAAAGCCGCTGAGAACTCTGATGCCGCAACAGAAGCTGAACTACTGGTTTTAACGGTACCTTTAGCCGCTCAAAAGTCAACTTTACTCTCTATTAAAGAAGGAGCAGCTGGTAAAACATTGTTGGATGCTACAGGACCTTTAGAATCAGCTATAGGTGGCTCCCCTATAACTTACCTGGCTCTCTGGGACGGTGCAGCAGCAGAAAGATCAGCTAGACTCTTAAAAGACACCAACGTAATCTGTGCATTTAACAACATCAGCTCATCAGCTTTAATGAACTTCACAGAACCAATTGACTGTGATTGCCTCATCTCTGGTGATGATGCAGATTCTAAGGTTGTGGCCACAGAAGTAATCGAGAAAATACCTGGTGTCAAAGTTGTTGACTGCGGACCATTGGAAAGAGCTAAAATCATAGAAAAAATCACCCCTCTTTTGATTGGATTAAACATAAGAAACAAAACCCAATTTGGAGGAATAAGAATCACAGGTTTAGATAAATAA
- a CDS encoding SDR family NAD(P)-dependent oxidoreductase — MKLENKVAIVTDGSSGIGNEIAKLLAKEGASVVVVARRKETLENLVNQIKADGGKAIAVDGIANNENDIQNAINTALNEFGKLDIIMNTVGIAEVISPVADMGEGIWEVNLNVDLTGAI, encoded by the coding sequence ATGAAATTGGAAAACAAGGTTGCAATTGTTACTGATGGAAGTTCTGGGATAGGAAATGAAATTGCTAAACTTCTTGCAAAAGAAGGAGCATCTGTTGTTGTGGTTGCAAGGAGAAAAGAAACATTGGAAAATCTTGTCAATCAAATAAAAGCTGATGGTGGAAAAGCCATAGCTGTTGACGGAATTGCTAACAATGAAAACGATATCCAAAATGCCATCAACACTGCTTTAAATGAGTTTGGGAAGTTGGACATAATAATGAACACTGTGGGAATAGCAGAAGTAATATCTCCCGTTGCTGATATGGGAGAGGGCATTTGGGAAGTAAATCTTAACGTTGATTTGACAGGAGCCATTTAA
- the nadA gene encoding quinolinate synthase NadA, with the protein MLNDLQEIERLKKEENAIILAHNYQTSDIQEIADFVGDSLELCIKALEIEESDVVVFCGVDFMAETAAILNPCKKILIPDMGSKCPMAQMLHAEEIRKAKNRHPDAAVVLYVNSLAEAKAEADILCTSANAVQVVESLPHDKVLFGPDRNLAWYVSQRVNKTIIPIPEDGHCYVHKMFHLGDLHFLREEYPDAEILVHPECDREVQEAADHVLSTGGMIHHVAQSIQKTFIVGTELDMITRLRRENPDKTFIPALNEAICENMKLHTVEKVKNCLLNEEVVVQVDENIANRAKLAIKRMVEVSKN; encoded by the coding sequence ATGTTGAATGATCTGCAAGAAATTGAACGACTTAAAAAGGAAGAAAACGCGATAATATTAGCTCACAATTATCAAACAAGTGATATACAAGAAATTGCAGATTTTGTAGGAGATTCACTTGAACTATGTATAAAAGCATTAGAAATAGAAGAATCAGACGTTGTAGTTTTCTGTGGTGTTGATTTCATGGCAGAAACTGCCGCCATACTTAATCCATGTAAAAAAATATTGATTCCGGATATGGGGTCAAAATGCCCTATGGCGCAGATGTTACACGCAGAGGAGATTAGAAAAGCTAAAAATAGGCATCCTGATGCGGCAGTGGTGCTTTATGTTAACAGTCTGGCTGAAGCTAAAGCAGAGGCAGATATTCTATGCACTTCTGCCAACGCAGTTCAGGTGGTGGAAAGTCTTCCCCATGACAAAGTACTTTTCGGACCAGACAGAAACTTGGCCTGGTACGTCTCCCAAAGGGTGAACAAAACGATTATCCCCATACCTGAAGATGGGCACTGTTACGTTCATAAAATGTTTCATTTAGGAGATTTACATTTTCTGAGGGAAGAATATCCTGATGCAGAGATACTGGTCCATCCTGAATGCGATCGGGAGGTACAAGAAGCTGCAGACCATGTTTTAAGTACTGGGGGCATGATCCACCATGTGGCACAATCAATCCAAAAAACCTTCATTGTAGGTACTGAACTGGACATGATCACACGGTTGCGGCGGGAAAATCCAGATAAAACATTTATCCCTGCTTTAAACGAGGCAATCTGTGAGAACATGAAACTGCACACAGTTGAAAAGGTTAAAAATTGTCTTTTAAATGAAGAAGTCGTGGTTCAGGTTGATGAAAATATAGCAAACAGGGCAAAACTGGCAATTAAAAGGATGGTTGAGGTTTCTAAAAATTAA
- a CDS encoding aspartate dehydrogenase, producing MNKTVMHELLEINRIESTFPLCSSENLADDHEQSVKVVGILGCGAIANIITNFAAEGKLGVDVNFFYDKDIERAENLASQVDGTVLLSIEDMLDKVDLVIEAASPQAVREVVPTIIGAGVDMIVMSVGALLDNELRERLDKLAKENNAKIYAPSGAIVGIDGIKAASIGKIQSASLVTRKPPRSLGISTDEEKILYEGKAGDAVLKFPMNINVAATLSLACGMEVDVKIIADPAVDRNMHEVHVIGEFGEFKTITENMPCATNPKTSTLAAYAAIRLLKSLNENLKIGT from the coding sequence ATGAATAAAACCGTTATGCATGAACTTTTAGAAATAAACAGAATTGAAAGTACCTTTCCTTTATGTAGCTCTGAAAATTTAGCCGATGATCATGAACAGAGTGTTAAGGTAGTCGGGATCCTGGGTTGCGGTGCCATAGCTAATATAATTACTAATTTTGCAGCTGAAGGAAAGCTTGGCGTTGATGTAAATTTTTTTTATGATAAAGATATTGAAAGGGCTGAAAACCTGGCATCACAGGTTGATGGGACTGTTTTGTTGAGTATAGAAGACATGCTGGACAAGGTAGACCTTGTAATTGAAGCAGCATCACCCCAGGCTGTCAGGGAAGTTGTTCCAACCATCATTGGTGCTGGTGTGGATATGATTGTCATGAGCGTTGGAGCCCTTTTAGACAATGAACTAAGGGAACGCCTTGATAAACTTGCAAAAGAGAACAATGCAAAGATATACGCACCTTCAGGAGCAATTGTAGGTATTGACGGTATCAAAGCAGCATCCATCGGTAAAATACAAAGCGCAAGTCTTGTAACAAGAAAACCTCCAAGATCCCTTGGAATTTCAACGGATGAGGAAAAGATCCTCTACGAGGGAAAGGCAGGAGATGCAGTTTTAAAGTTCCCAATGAACATAAACGTTGCAGCAACCTTAAGTTTGGCCTGTGGAATGGAAGTTGATGTTAAAATAATAGCAGACCCTGCAGTTGACCGAAACATGCACGAAGTCCATGTAATAGGAGAATTCGGAGAATTTAAAACCATCACAGAAAACATGCCATGTGCCACAAATCCAAAAACAAGCACTTTAGCTGCTTATGCTGCGATTAGACTTCTTAAAAGTTTAAACGAAAATTTGAAGATCGGGACATGA
- a CDS encoding Coenzyme F420 hydrogenase/dehydrogenase, beta subunit C-terminal domain, with amino-acid sequence MYVNNYISQVTKGMSPDQYKEVAEELKTHILDSADAIAAEKNVEVDENIIREAISRMGPAEKMAKMYPKKKSWKLNSIVDSDICAKCGTCTVICPNNILSFEGKPELTEECLRNGHGMCFEVCPRVSSGKYQIKIRENFKEDYYYGKGDLKGQDGGAVTAFLKHLLDINKIDGAIVVGDEHWKPVSLIVQDAEDLLQTSKSKYSISTLEALKTAGEMGLQKVAVVALPCQINGLRKLQYFPYLAKHEEELGKSGKPAKLPKIEYLIGLFCTEKFDYGNIKEILKDNSINIKDAEKFDVKMGKLLVYVNGEEKKIDLKKIELCSGCNMCRDFDAELADVSIGSTGSPNGYSTIIIRTEKGEEIKNALELKEGVDVGAVEKLQSFKLKRFVRELKRRKENDEFVSFYWASDYAGVSKRSDGTYFIRIRAKPAGWYDVDEVKEVLDIAERYNARIKLTNRGAYEIHDISGFDVEEVALELNEKGLTTGSEGPLVRAILACPGKENCGSGLIDTTEICNIIEDKFKEKPTPYKFKIAISGCPNKCMRPQIHDTGIVGIKFPKTNEDKCNGCGRCSEVCKVEAINIRGETSYTNYNICIGCGKCQKACPHEAREVKEEGFMVYIGGKGGREIVEGASMKLKSVDEITNFIDGVLTVYNRYADKPQRERLAGTMKRIGQTKFLDEVKKVVEG; translated from the coding sequence ATGTACGTCAACAATTATATAAGCCAAGTAACAAAGGGCATGAGCCCAGATCAATACAAAGAAGTTGCTGAAGAACTTAAAACACATATTTTAGATAGTGCAGATGCTATTGCTGCTGAAAAAAATGTTGAAGTTGATGAGAACATCATCCGCGAGGCAATTTCTCGGATGGGACCTGCAGAAAAAATGGCCAAAATGTACCCGAAAAAAAAGTCCTGGAAACTGAATAGCATTGTTGACAGTGATATATGCGCCAAATGCGGGACCTGCACAGTTATCTGCCCCAACAACATCTTATCGTTCGAGGGAAAACCAGAGCTGACAGAAGAATGCCTGAGAAACGGGCATGGAATGTGTTTTGAAGTCTGTCCAAGGGTTTCATCCGGAAAATACCAGATAAAAATAAGGGAAAACTTCAAAGAAGACTATTACTATGGAAAAGGAGATCTAAAAGGACAGGATGGTGGAGCAGTAACAGCCTTCCTGAAACACCTCCTCGACATCAACAAGATCGACGGAGCCATAGTGGTTGGAGACGAACACTGGAAACCAGTCTCATTGATAGTTCAAGATGCAGAGGACCTGCTTCAAACCTCCAAGTCAAAGTACAGCATATCAACACTTGAGGCCCTGAAAACAGCCGGAGAAATGGGGCTTCAAAAGGTTGCAGTGGTTGCCCTGCCCTGTCAGATAAACGGGCTTAGAAAACTCCAGTACTTCCCATACCTTGCTAAACACGAGGAAGAACTTGGAAAAAGTGGGAAACCAGCAAAACTCCCAAAAATCGAATACTTGATAGGACTGTTCTGCACAGAAAAATTCGACTACGGCAACATAAAGGAGATCCTCAAAGATAACAGCATAAACATCAAAGATGCCGAGAAATTCGACGTTAAAATGGGAAAACTCCTCGTCTATGTAAATGGAGAGGAGAAGAAGATAGATCTTAAAAAAATAGAACTCTGCTCCGGCTGTAACATGTGCAGGGACTTCGATGCAGAACTGGCAGACGTCTCAATCGGCTCCACCGGAAGTCCAAACGGTTACTCAACCATCATAATAAGAACAGAGAAAGGGGAAGAAATTAAAAACGCTCTGGAACTTAAAGAAGGTGTGGATGTTGGAGCCGTGGAGAAACTTCAAAGCTTCAAACTAAAAAGGTTCGTGAGGGAACTTAAAAGAAGAAAAGAAAATGATGAGTTTGTATCATTTTACTGGGCTTCAGACTACGCAGGTGTTTCAAAAAGATCTGACGGTACATACTTCATAAGAATCAGGGCAAAACCAGCAGGTTGGTACGATGTTGATGAGGTAAAAGAAGTTCTGGACATAGCAGAACGGTACAATGCAAGGATAAAACTCACAAACAGGGGCGCCTACGAAATTCACGACATCAGCGGTTTTGACGTTGAGGAGGTTGCACTTGAGCTGAATGAAAAAGGTCTCACAACAGGTTCTGAAGGTCCCCTTGTCAGGGCCATACTCGCATGTCCTGGAAAGGAAAACTGCGGAAGCGGACTTATAGACACAACAGAAATATGCAACATCATCGAAGACAAATTTAAGGAGAAGCCAACACCTTATAAATTCAAAATTGCCATCAGCGGATGTCCCAACAAGTGTATGAGGCCGCAGATTCACGACACAGGAATCGTTGGAATAAAATTCCCAAAAACCAATGAAGACAAATGTAACGGCTGCGGACGGTGCTCAGAAGTCTGTAAAGTTGAGGCAATCAACATCAGGGGAGAAACATCCTATACAAACTACAACATCTGCATAGGCTGTGGAAAGTGTCAGAAAGCCTGCCCACACGAGGCAAGAGAAGTTAAAGAAGAAGGTTTCATGGTTTACATTGGAGGCAAAGGTGGAAGGGAAATTGTTGAAGGTGCTAGCATGAAACTGAAAAGTGTTGATGAGATAACAAATTTCATAGACGGTGTCCTGACAGTTTACAACAGATACGCTGATAAACCTCAGAGGGAGAGACTTGCCGGTACAATGAAAAGGATAGGTCAGACAAAATTCCTGGATGAAGTGAAAAAGGTAGTTGAGGGTTGA
- a CDS encoding PadR family transcriptional regulator, which produces MVNIFERFETEMKRGVIQVAVMCLLENERYGYDITKSLKSAGLKVEEGTLYPLLRRLENDNLLSSRWDTNDSRPRKYYMITEYGKQVRTSWLDSLKSINTALEQFENNINKGDN; this is translated from the coding sequence ATGGTTAACATCTTTGAACGATTCGAGACTGAAATGAAACGGGGTGTGATACAGGTTGCTGTGATGTGCCTGCTGGAAAATGAAAGGTACGGATATGACATCACCAAAAGCCTCAAGAGTGCCGGACTGAAAGTGGAGGAAGGCACATTATACCCTCTTTTGAGACGTCTTGAAAATGATAATTTACTTTCAAGCCGCTGGGACACCAACGATTCAAGGCCCAGGAAATATTACATGATAACTGAATACGGTAAACAGGTTAGAACAAGCTGGTTGGATTCCCTTAAATCCATCAACACAGCTTTAGAACAATTTGAAAATAATATCAATAAGGGGGATAACTGA
- a CDS encoding DNA-3-methyladenine glycosylase family protein: MSLENEMTSKLDISAISPFNFDLSVRIFSDGDPEIRKYENGMFWQVLRTDQGLVLVTVESEDAENLTVKMESTEELSPKNLKSISNMVNKIFNLDMDLNPFYREIESDDVMNRITDRLHGLKNPTTPTLFEALVDSVAEQQLSLKAAHSIENRVIKSFGPSINIKGKTCYAYPTPEDFAFLELQKLRDCGLSFRKSEYIRDLSLGILNHEIDLDQIGKLNSTQDMIDELCKIRGVGVWTGELAVLRGLGRLDALPADDIGLRRAISHFYRDDVRISADEACEIAHNWGKWKGLAGYYLIVAEIMGLKV, encoded by the coding sequence ATGAGCTTGGAAAATGAAATGACTTCAAAATTAGATATATCTGCAATAAGTCCATTTAATTTTGATTTAAGTGTCAGGATATTCTCAGATGGAGATCCTGAGATACGTAAATATGAAAACGGAATGTTCTGGCAGGTTCTGAGAACGGATCAAGGTCTGGTACTCGTCACGGTTGAATCAGAAGATGCTGAAAATCTGACTGTGAAAATGGAATCAACAGAAGAGCTATCTCCTAAAAATTTAAAATCAATTTCAAACATGGTAAATAAGATCTTCAACCTGGATATGGACCTCAATCCATTTTACAGGGAAATTGAATCTGATGATGTCATGAACAGGATCACAGACAGACTTCACGGTCTTAAAAATCCCACCACACCCACTTTATTTGAAGCCCTGGTGGACTCTGTAGCTGAACAGCAGCTATCTCTGAAGGCAGCCCACAGCATTGAAAATCGTGTTATAAAAAGTTTTGGGCCGTCAATTAACATTAAGGGAAAAACATGTTATGCGTACCCAACACCCGAAGATTTTGCTTTTCTGGAGCTCCAGAAACTCCGAGACTGTGGTTTGAGTTTTCGAAAGTCAGAGTATATCCGTGACCTCTCGCTTGGCATATTAAACCATGAAATAGACCTGGACCAGATAGGGAAACTGAACAGCACTCAAGATATGATAGATGAACTGTGTAAAATAAGAGGTGTGGGTGTCTGGACAGGGGAGCTGGCGGTACTGAGAGGTTTGGGCAGGTTAGATGCCCTGCCTGCTGATGATATCGGCCTGCGCCGGGCAATATCTCATTTCTACCGTGACGATGTAAGGATATCTGCAGATGAAGCCTGTGAAATCGCCCATAATTGGGGAAAATGGAAAGGTTTGGCCGGATACTATTTGATTGTGGCAGAGATTATGGGTTTAAAGGTATGA
- a CDS encoding sulfite exporter TauE/SafE family protein, translating to MIDPNLILLPFFGFLIGLFVTVIGGGGGVFYVPVLTLLFNVPTQLAVATSLACVLPTTVMGTISHNRIGNVNFHIGMIFGIGGIAGALIGAYISNLLPSILLRKILGVFLLIMIIPMVSSALKRQKNPGNMKRKSSTFTGPKKFAGSLFGVVSGILAGVFGISGTPPVTAGLYILGLPAAVVVGTSIFVLIFNSVSGVAGYFMLGQFDPVLIILLGGGGAIGAFLGPKLVNKIEDQTLEKIYAPLLVFLNLILGFAMILR from the coding sequence ATGATCGATCCTAACTTGATCCTGCTTCCTTTCTTTGGATTTTTAATAGGCCTATTTGTAACCGTAATTGGCGGAGGGGGTGGTGTTTTTTACGTTCCAGTTTTAACCCTCTTATTCAATGTTCCAACCCAACTTGCAGTGGCAACTTCGCTTGCATGTGTACTGCCCACCACAGTCATGGGCACAATCAGCCACAACCGCATTGGTAATGTGAACTTCCATATCGGCATGATCTTTGGAATAGGAGGAATAGCTGGAGCATTGATAGGAGCTTATATCTCCAATTTACTCCCTTCGATCCTCTTAAGAAAGATCTTAGGTGTTTTCTTGCTTATAATGATCATCCCCATGGTATCCAGTGCACTTAAAAGGCAAAAAAATCCAGGTAACATGAAAAGGAAATCCTCAACATTTACAGGGCCAAAGAAATTTGCAGGCTCACTTTTTGGTGTTGTATCAGGTATTCTGGCAGGAGTATTCGGGATAAGCGGAACACCCCCAGTTACTGCAGGTTTATACATCCTGGGATTACCCGCCGCAGTTGTTGTGGGCACATCCATCTTTGTACTCATCTTCAACTCAGTATCAGGGGTGGCAGGCTACTTCATGTTAGGACAGTTTGATCCCGTGCTTATCATCCTTCTGGGAGGTGGGGGAGCTATCGGTGCCTTTTTAGGTCCTAAACTGGTTAATAAAATCGAAGATCAGACTCTTGAGAAGATTTATGCGCCTTTATTGGTGTTTTTGAATCTCATTTTAGGTTTTGCCATGATCTTAAGATAA
- a CDS encoding sulfite exporter TauE/SafE family protein: MDINLILLPLFGFLIGLLVSMLGGGGGGLYVPVLTLLFGVPTQVAVATSLASVLPTTAVGALSHHREGNVDIHTGLILGIGGIIGTVIGAYIANMIPPILLRRILGIFTLILLIPMIRSALKRRENTDKCKKGDESKKEFTTLTGPKRVIASFFGVASGLMAGVFGISGTPPVTAGLYSLGLPAIMVVGTTVFVLIFNSIAGIGGYFLLGRLDLTLIILLGGGAAVGAFIGPKLLKKIDPMTIEKIYAPLLVTISFTMGLAMILA, from the coding sequence ATGGATATTAATCTAATTCTACTTCCCTTATTCGGATTTCTTATAGGCCTCTTAGTGTCTATGTTAGGTGGAGGTGGAGGTGGACTGTATGTACCTGTTTTGACACTGCTTTTTGGTGTACCCACACAAGTGGCTGTAGCTACATCTTTAGCATCAGTCTTACCCACCACAGCTGTAGGGGCTCTCAGTCACCATCGTGAGGGTAATGTGGATATCCACACGGGCTTGATTTTAGGAATCGGAGGAATAATAGGCACAGTAATAGGAGCCTATATTGCCAATATGATTCCTCCGATCCTTTTAAGAAGGATTTTAGGTATTTTTACATTGATATTACTGATTCCAATGATACGAAGTGCATTGAAAAGACGTGAAAATACAGACAAATGTAAAAAAGGAGATGAAAGTAAAAAAGAATTTACAACGCTTACAGGACCTAAAAGAGTTATAGCCTCTTTTTTTGGAGTCGCATCCGGATTAATGGCCGGAGTTTTTGGAATAAGTGGAACACCACCTGTTACTGCAGGACTTTATAGTTTAGGCCTGCCCGCCATAATGGTTGTGGGTACAACTGTATTTGTACTTATCTTTAACTCAATTGCAGGTATAGGGGGTTATTTCCTATTAGGAAGGTTAGATCTGACTCTGATAATTCTTCTTGGTGGCGGGGCAGCTGTAGGTGCATTTATAGGACCTAAACTGCTTAAAAAAATTGATCCAATGACCATTGAGAAAATCTATGCGCCTTTGCTTGTGACTATAAGTTTTACCATGGGCCTAGCAATGATACTGGCATAA
- a CDS encoding MBL fold metallo-hydrolase, protein MKIADGIAMLKLPMNITGRKSTIYPTLIWDAETVILVDSGAPGTLDGIKNAMENAGVPFGRLSKIIITHQDIDHIGGLKDILDELPEVEVLAHEADKPYIQGEKKLVRLNSKFMDRINSLPDKERKMAMEINNIPHVEVKRTLRDNEQLSFCGGIKVIHTPGHTPGHICLYHEMSKTLIAGDELNIFNGELVGPNEQIMDEKSTEIALKSLSKLEEYDIENVISYHGGLFNDNPHQKIKELKGN, encoded by the coding sequence TTGAAAATAGCAGATGGAATAGCAATGCTAAAATTACCAATGAATATTACGGGAAGGAAAAGCACAATTTATCCAACTCTCATATGGGATGCTGAAACAGTTATCCTGGTTGACAGTGGAGCACCCGGTACCTTAGATGGAATTAAAAATGCAATGGAAAATGCAGGTGTGCCCTTTGGAAGGCTCAGCAAGATCATAATAACCCATCAGGATATTGACCATATTGGAGGGCTTAAGGATATCTTAGATGAACTGCCTGAAGTTGAAGTATTAGCACATGAAGCGGACAAACCATACATTCAAGGTGAGAAGAAACTTGTACGTTTAAATTCAAAGTTTATGGACCGTATCAATTCGTTACCGGATAAAGAGCGGAAAATGGCCATGGAGATAAATAACATTCCCCATGTAGAGGTTAAGAGAACCTTGAGAGACAATGAACAGTTAAGTTTCTGTGGAGGTATTAAGGTGATACACACACCAGGACATACACCTGGACATATATGCCTCTACCATGAAATGAGTAAAACCCTTATTGCAGGAGATGAACTGAACATCTTTAACGGAGAACTTGTAGGTCCCAATGAGCAGATCATGGATGAAAAATCAACTGAAATTGCCCTTAAATCCCTCAGTAAATTGGAAGAATATGATATTGAGAATGTGATAAGTTACCATGGAGGCCTGTTCAACGACAACCCCCATCAAAAAATTAAAGAGCTAAAGGGTAATTGA
- a CDS encoding AbrB/MazE/SpoVT family DNA-binding domain-containing protein → MGIMKDNYLFGTVKVGERGQIVIPKEARDKFDIKPGDSLVVFGRDKRQILTILKEDVMRDYALKILEDLDKQD, encoded by the coding sequence ATGGGAATTATGAAGGATAACTATCTTTTTGGCACTGTTAAAGTAGGCGAACGGGGACAGATTGTTATTCCCAAAGAAGCTCGGGATAAATTTGATATAAAACCTGGAGATAGCTTAGTAGTGTTTGGAAGAGATAAAAGGCAAATACTCACAATCTTGAAAGAGGATGTTATGAGAGATTATGCTCTTAAAATATTGGAAGACTTGGATAAACAAGATTAA